Proteins from one Naumovozyma castellii chromosome 3, complete genome genomic window:
- the BST1 gene encoding Bst1p (ancestral locus Anc_8.46): MGLRKLMAGLSRNTGLSWARLRSRRDQPSGSYNKLNESTDDERKTIATNTPIAMVEGSGRNLKIMSLLGLFLISLITMANFLRSFKGADTPQCQPIYMYPAYARIDGFDTRYTPLAKKYHLYLYREQDQDKEPLDENALQLDGVPVLFIPGNAGSFRQVRSIASACSNLYYRSFENIKNKQTRNLDFFTADFNEDFTAFHGGTMLDQAEYLNDAISYILSLYEQSTAYGSRTLPKSVIIVSHSMGGMVARVMPTLENHIAGSINSILTLSTPHAASPVTFDGDILKIYKKTNDYWRGQFGNKESFFSKNVSLISITGGVSDNVLPADYAAVADLIPPGNGFTTFTTTIPGVWSPIDHLAIVWCNQLRVVLATLLLESVDDHLAEKTKPLLERMHLSKSLLLSGFEDYSMDINTIANPRKSFRNMDTDFSSGVDIIEPDQLLLINKENQGDTGKFIKILIPPTGEQMSFTLVTSLDSPSVRFCKEYVQTQNVKDLKCISADEQMVTVPNSSNLVSYAADSSIDSKLKPFHLLNFEEDVLSQYDFIIIEKDMKAFEQENTFLTAVVSTTRDEKIAHVSPWKLAVSDIKFKLKSDIVAIETLRFSNLWDSLIAYKLETVISSSSGPDPFIFEPFIRQWVVEPFESKWHMNIEESKIDVTFHNIAPFIPLNETLRRPLEFSVIIPPNIELELKVKINWTLTLKMLFIRYRLGIASLPICFIALTLAYQFYYFNKTSTFISFDAAVSLLLQNWGPAAMIILYLLSPMINNTFVERILYILDPVKLNRPFLLEKEKVHTNFYFLGIRSCFSAVLGPLFGLMSVSLVSLLYLGLQLVELLVKKVSRKQVSRLVTSSQDEITDPSKINRKLFQKKHLIIALFLNVAVIFYIPYQLAFVIAVLMQIGTCVRIAFVKNIDNSRYYSNLRNYNLSILVLLLMVMTINIPIIIVFLHNVSIKWETSFRSHHNFLAIAPIIILVASNANFNMPTRIPNNSVDSLITIGLLSYMGFFSLVYGLRNLYWVHHLLNILCAWFFYGILRKKISSN; the protein is encoded by the coding sequence ATGGGATTAAGGAAATTAATGGCCGGCCTTTCTCGTAATACTGGCCTTTCATGGGCGAGACTAAGATCAAGACGAGATCAACCCTCAGGATCATATAATAAGCTCAACGAATCCACCGATGATGAAAGGAAAACAATTGCTACCAATACACCGATTGCAATGGTTGAAGGATCGGGgagaaatttaaagataatgTCGTTACTTGGTTTATTCCTGATATCTCTAATTACAATGGCAAACTTCCTTCGATCATTCAAAGGTGCTGATACCCCACAATGTCAACCAATTTATATGTACCCTGCATATGCAAGAATAGATGGATTTGATACAAGATACACGCCGTTAGCAAAGAAATACCACCTATATCTGTATAGAGAGCAAGACCAGGATAAAGAACCATTAGATGAAAACGCCCTACAACTTGATGGTGTTCCTGTTTTGTTCATTCCTGGAAACGCTGGTAGTTTTAGACAAGTGAGATCTATTGCATCAGCATGTTCTAACCTTTACTATCGCTCCTTCGAGAACATTAAAAACAAGCAAACAAGAAATCTCGACTTCTTCACAGCAGATTTCAATGAGGATTTCACTGCTTTCCATGGAGGGACTATGCTTGATCAGGCCGAATACCTAAACGATGCTATCAGCTATATTCTCTCCTTGTATGAACAGTCAACAGCTTATGGCTCAAGGACTTTGCCAAAATCGGTGATTATTGTAAGTCATTCCATGGGTGGTATGGTGGCTCGTGTCATGCCAACTTTAGAAAACCATATAGCCGGTTCtataaattcaatattaacACTATCCACTCCCCATGCAGCTTCCCCAGTTACGTTTGATGGGGatatcttgaaaatttacaaGAAAACTAATGACTATTGGAGAGgtcaatttggaaataaagAGTCATTCTTCTCGAAAAATGTCTCTTTGATTTCAATTACTGGTGGGGTTTCGGATAATGTCCTACCTGCTGATTATGCCGCTGTTGCTGATCTAATTCCTCCTGGAAATGGTTTCACAACTTTCACTACGACGATTCCAGGAGTTTGGAGCCCTATCGATCATTTAGCTATCGTGTGGTGTAACCAATTAAGAGTAGTACTTGCAACATTGTTGTTAGAATCGGTTGATGACCACCTGGCAGAGAAGACCAAACCATTATTGGAAAGAATGCACCTGTCAAAATCGTTATTGCTGTCTGGTTTTGAGGATTACAGTATGGATATAAATACTATTGCTAATCCAAGAAAATCATTCAGAAATATGGACACTGATTTTTCAAGTGGTGTCGACATAATTGAGCCAGATCAACTACTTCTGatcaacaaagaaaacCAGGGAGATACAGGAAAgtttatcaaaatattaattcCTCCAACAGGGGAACAGATGTCCTTTACTTTGGTAACGTCATTGGATAGCCCTTCTGTACGCTTCTGCAAGGAGTACGTTCAAACTCAAAATGTCAAAGATTTAAAGTGCATATCTGCAGATGAGCAGATGGTTACAGTTCCTAATTCTTCGAATTTAGTTAGCTATGCTGCCGATTCTTCTATTGACTCGAAACTAAAACCGTTTCAtctattaaattttgaGGAAGATGTATTATCACAATATGATTTtataataattgaaaaagatatGAAGGCatttgaacaagaaaatacGTTTCTCACTGCGGTGGTGTCTACCACAAGGGATGAAAAGATAGCTCATGTATCGCCCTGGAAGTTGGCAGTGTCTGACATTAAGTTTAAACTTAAATCAGACATAGTAGCAATTGAAACATTACGATTTTCGAACCTATGGGACTCATTGATCGCATATAAGTTAGAAACAGTAATTAGCTCATCTTCTGGTCCAGACccttttatttttgaaccATTTATCAGACAATGGGTTGTAGAGCCATTCGAATCTAAATGGCATATGaacattgaagaatccAAAATTGATGTAACTTTCCACAATATTGCACCATTTATACCGTTGAATGAAACACTCCGTAGGCCATTGGAGTTTTCAGTAATAATTCCACCGAATATTGAACTTGAACTTAAAGTGAAAATCAACTGGACTTTGACATTAAAAATGTTATTCATCAGGTACAGACTAGGTATTGCCAGTTTGCCTATATGCTTCATTGCATTAACATTGGcatatcaattttattatttcaataagACGTCTACTTTTATATCCTTCGATGCCGCCGTATCGTTACTGCTTCAAAATTGGGGACCTGCCGCTATGATAATATTGTATCTATTAAGCCCAATGATAAATAACACGTTTGTTGAGAGGATACTTTATATACTAGACCCTGTTAAATTAAATCGTCCATTCTTAttagagaaagaaaaggtTCATACTAATTTTTACTTTCTGGGAATTAGAAGCTGTTTCTCGGCAGTTTTGGGTCCTCTTTTTGGTTTAATGAGTGTATCATTGGTTTCTTTATTATACTTAGGTCTACAACTAGTGGAATTATTGGTTAAGAAAGTTTCAAGGAAACAAGTCTCTAGGTTAGTTACCTCTTCCCAAGACGAGATAACCGACCCATCGAAGATTAATAGAAAACTATTCCAAAAAAAGCATTTAATAATAgcattatttttgaatgtGGCTGTTATATTTTACATTCCTTATCAATTGGCCTTCGTTATTGCTGTATTAATGCAAATTGGTACGTGTGTTAGAATTGCATTTgtcaaaaatattgataacTCAAGGTACTATTCAAACCTAAGAAATTATAACTTATCTATTTTGGTTTTGCTTTTAATGGTCATGACTATAAATATACCAATAATTATTGTATTTCTACACAATGTTTCTATTAAATGGGAAACATCTTTCAGATCACATCACAATTTTTTGGCGATTGCACCAATTATTATCTTAGTTGCATCTAATGCAAACTTCAATATGCCAACTAGAATTCCCAACAATTCAGTAGATAGCCTAATTACCATTGGCTTACTGAGTTACATGGGGTTCTTTAGTTTGGTCTATGGGCTAAGAAACCTTTATTGGGTTCATCATCTCCTCAATATTTTATGCGCATGGTTCTTCTATGGTATCTTAAGGAAAAAGATCTCAAGTAACtaa
- the EPL1 gene encoding Epl1p (ancestral locus Anc_8.47), which translates to MPSASKKEDNSASSSSSRFRHRKISVKQQLRIFKYNDLKNLDADELQQREVIDVETGVEKNEEKEVHLHRILQLGSSQINSEKKKYIPTPDASSTWKEFDHFYKGKFQEPKSYIMFSATVEDCCGASYNMDERDEAFLDSEINKDNPSALTEDEFEILCTSFENAIHERQPFLSMDPESIHPFEELKPTLMKVDFGDTGLRKELAKQIGYPSGEDFITQFDPKSQSKPRSLNALLENFGKQIYEYWKNRKIESGGKEIFPQLKFERPGEKEEIDPYVCFRRREVRHPRKTRRIDIINSQKLRLLRQELEHTKELALLVARRERLYMSSFDKDLEIFDDRSEIKKLKRSLNLRGEDEDLVNHKRKRTGVITLQRRKWEADANAARAAAIQAASEAKRNNKNKVSKKKLEQLAKSGQKLTKQQLQELQSQRNGLSKSDENKGSQQTSQPLTSHVYVKLPSSKIPDIVLEDVDNILSSKERNAKKFVQERMEKRRREDSAVFFNLTDDPYNPVFDIALPRDLSPSTAPFSSISSSKFEIKRSYYAPDLPNYLNGTSKDIKVFNKDGEKITQNNDSLKKIELYDPFQSNNEIYSEEFPIKFRKRFGRCGIKYVDRKPNKIVDNEGAIFNQFFDFSSLEEQENEKKDAINVYDSKLDELVRMHDKWKYDSPRNDYGLKFSEEPSRLNQIPNETQVIRFGTMLGGKAYEQLREATFKCRREYVNKMKQHKFNAQKQKQKQQASNSSKVPLSSTTSSIPPSQFNSRTNTPQITPSKHSSTPAQSVHTT; encoded by the coding sequence ATGCCATCAGCTAGTAAGAAGGAAGATAATAGTGCTAGCAGCAGTTCCAGTCGGTTTAGACATCGTAAGATCTCTGTGAAGCAGCAGTTACGGATATTTAAgtataatgatttgaaaaatttggatgCAGATGAGCTACAGCAACGGGAAGTCATTGATGTGGAAACTGGTGTggaaaagaatgaagagaaagaagtCCATTTACATCGAATTTTACAATTAGGGTCTAGTCAGATCAATAGTGAGAAGAAAAAGTATATTCCAACGCCTGATGCCTCCAGTACATGGAAAGAATTCGATCATTTTTATAAGGGAAAATTCCAGGAACCGAAGAGTTATATTATGTTTTCCGCAACGGTAGAGGATTGTTGTGGTGCCAGTTATAATATGGATGAGCGTGATGAAGCCTTCTTAGATAGTGAGATTAACAAGGATAATCCATCTGCCTTGACGGAAGATGAGTTTGAAATACTATGTACTAGCTTCGAAAATGCGATCCATGAAAGACAACCATTTTTAAGTATGGATCCAGAAAGTATTCATCcgtttgaagaattgaagcCTACTTTAATGAAGGTCGACTTTGGCGATACTGGATTAAGAAAAGAGCTAGCCAAACAAATTGGATACCCATCTGGTGAAGACTTTATTACACAATTTGACCCTAAATCTCAATCGAAACCAAGGTCATTGAATGCATTGTTAGAAAATTTTGGGAaacaaatatatgaatattggaagaatCGTAAAATTGAGAGTGGCGGTAAGGAAATATTCCCACAATTGAAGTTCGAAAGACCTGgtgaaaaagaagaaatagacCCATATGTTTGTTTCCGTAGACGTGAAGTTAGACACCCAAGAAAGACAAGACGTATCGATATAATTAATAGCCAGAAATTAAGGCTACTTCGCCAAGAGCTTGAACACACAAAGGAACTAGCATTACTGGTAGCCCGGCGTGAACGCCTTTATATGTCATCCTTTGATAAAGATCTAGAAATATTCGATGATAGGTCTGAAATCAAAAAGTTGAAACGTTCTTTGAATCTAAGAGGTGAGGATGAAGACCTTGTGAATCATAAGAGGAAGCGTACCGGCGTAATAACGTTACAAAGAAGGAAATGGGAAGCAGATGCTAATGCCGCAAGAGCTGCTGCCATTCAAGCTGCTTCTGAGGCAAAGagaaataataagaataaagtgtctaaaaagaaattggaacaaCTGGCCAAATCTGGCCAGAAGCTTACAAAGCAGCAGCTACAAGAGTTACAATCACAAAGAAATGGACTTTCTAAATCTGATGAGAATAAAGGTTCGCAGCAAACTTCTCAGCCACTAACATCTCATGTATATGTTAAGCTTCCATCTTCTAAGATTCCTGATATTGTTCTTGAGGATGTGGATAATATTCTATCAAGCAAGGAAAGAAATGCAAAGAAATTTGTCCAAGAACGAATggagaagagaagaagagaggACTCTGCAGTATTTTTTAATCTTACAGATGACCCCTATAATCCTGTCTTTGACATAGCTCTACCAAGAGATCTTTCTCCCTCAACGGCGCCATTCTCCTCTATTTCATCGtctaaatttgaaattaaaagatcATATTATGCCCCCGATCTACCTAATTATCTGAACGGAACGagtaaagatattaaaGTATTCAATAAAGATGGAGAGAAGATAACACAAAACAAtgattctttgaagaaaatcgAACTTTATGATCCATTCCAATCAAATAACGAAATATACTCAGAAGAATTTCCCattaaatttagaaaaCGTTTTGGACGTTGTGGGATCAAATATGTTGATAGAAAAccaaataaaattgttGATAACGAAGGGGCCATATTCAACCAGTTTTTCGATTTCTCATCCTTGGAAGAGCAAgaaaacgaaaaaaaaGACGCAATCAATGTTTACGATTCTAAATTAGATGAGTTGGTTAGAATGCATGATAAATGGAAATATGACTCCCCTCGAAACGATTAtggtttgaaattttctgAGGAACCATCAAGATTAAATCAAATTCCCAATGAAACTCAGGTAATAAGATTTGGTACCATGTTAGGTGGAAAAGCGTACGAACAACTTAGAGAAGCAACTTTCAAGTGTCGTAGAGAGTATGTCAATAAGATGAAACAACATAAGTTCAACGCTCAAAAGCAGAAACAAAAGCAACAAGcttccaattcttccaaGGTGCCATTGTCATCGACtacttcttcaattccTCCATCCCAGTTCAATTCGAGGACCAATACACCTCAAATTACTCCTTCAAAACATTCATCCACACCAGCACAAAGCGTGCATACGACTTAA
- the BUD27 gene encoding prefoldin-like protein (ancestral locus Anc_8.48), with protein sequence MDAQVKTLLLTLRKTISNLQNKHDFLKDQREQYIQIREKLLSLDQDNEDTDAESDKDNGLIFGDVIISSRKVYLNIGYEYYVEKSKTEALEFVEDKLNLMEEAITQFDSKIEEAKGTLYNFETLSNLDKETATHAPEGNEQEITDDSLPSMEIREELDEEGNIINSTVRPTANGNTVKDIETNLLHETDDKRIPKDNQIDNKPEPQHQKVNDTTFAENLRGKLLSNSPIEERINSETVRTGNPEHTAIDTDTMYTFADLVQQLDEQDEREDGDINSDEIEYDYDAFENDEKEEDEDEENNIPLVPGIAAQNSFLDQIRKLRASKLQQIEPEKKIEEDIDEEKQSEITEAKSKSILKSTVKEDDISKSKKRVGFASELEVHEVESFKEETKKQTHNFPRPGLSMFDGMGGFTENADTTDDFDSDLFAQMLGVQGPDEMHENYKERLEQEQQQYEMHENNERRKNRVSRFKLDRGSRNKSSERDDRASSTSAAVNDIIENKPVDTLIMEDILEKPATIAESVPVVQDIIEKEVEATPFDESNSDSYHQPKKEKKVSKFSQQRRESASSNGGDKEKTSHANTIGVSEQQPQKKKIFSKKMNSLQKPKVKKNCTHSSKMSAETQALMEKSDEDEDNKEESIAPKDENSTPKITEVSRSSLTNGENEDIFPGEIKEAIDSFGKDLEENVKIANIDYATLGENMDDMVKAYSLGLYDDDLVEEDPGTIVEHLEDFKKYNDEVEELKDIIEDFKLSNPVKYEKEQNEEKLPETDDNAMMTDIIEHDVPENYSSEEEMDLGLQQDKLQESINIEYHRLKEHMVAKYSTANNGTETERGEALEPIDEFGNLVTTSRFKSQRILFSDKR encoded by the coding sequence ATGGATGCTCAGGTGAAGACTTTATTGCTAACTTTGAGAAAGacaatatcaaatttgCAGAATAAACATGATTTCTTAAAAGATCAGAGGGAACAATACATTCAAATAAGAGAAAAGTTACTCTCTTTGGACcaagataatgaagatacAGATGCCGAATCTGATAAGGACAATGGACTAATATTCGGTGATGTTATTATCTCATCGAGAAAAGTTTACTTAAACATTGGCTATGAATACTACGTTGAGAAAAGTAAAACAGAAGCCTTAGAATTCGTGgaagataaattgaatttaatggaGGAAGCCATAACTCAGTTTGActcaaaaattgaagaggCCAAGGGAACATTATACAATTTTGAGACCTTGTCCAATCTAGACAAGGAAACTGCAACACATGCTCCAGAGGgaaatgaacaagaaattaCGGATGATAGTCTACCATCCATGGAAATCAGAGAAGAGCtagatgaagaaggaaatatAATTAATAGTACTGTGAGGCCGACTGCAAATGGAAATACCGTCAAGGATATTGAAACCAACCTACTCCATGAAACCGATGATAAAAGAATACCAAAAGATAATCAGATAGATAATAAACCTGAACCTCAACATCAAAAAGTAAACGATACCACATTTGCAGAAAATTTAAGGGGAAAACTATTGTCAAACTCACCTATTGAAGAGAGGATAAATAGCGAAACGGTTCGAACGGGAAACCCTGAACATACAGCGATTGATACTGATACTATGTATACCTTTGCTGATCTTGTGCAGCAGTTAGATGAACAAgatgaaagagaagatgGTGATATAAATTCTGATGAAATTGAGTATGACTATGATGCATTTGAGAATGATGAGAAAGAAGAggacgaagatgaagaaaataatataccTTTAGTACCTGGAATTGCTGCACAAAATTCGTTTTTGGATCAAATTCGTAAATTACGTGCTTCTAAGTTGCAACAAATAGAACCTGAGAAGAAGatagaagaagatattgatgaagaaaaacagAGTGAAATCACTGAAGCTAAAAGCAAATCCATTTTAAAATCTACAGTCAAGGAAGACGATATATCGAAGTCAAAGAAAAGAGTTGGCTTTGCATCTGAATTGGAAGTTCACGAGGTTGAAagtttcaaagaagaaacgAAAAAGCAGACTCATAATTTCCCTCGTCCTGGATTGAGTATGTTTGATGGTATGGGTGGATTTACTGAAAATGCTGACACTACCGATGATTTTGATAGTGATTTGTTTGCTCAAATGTTAGGTGTCCAAGGACCAGATGAAATGCACGagaattacaaagaacGTTTGGAACAAgagcaacaacaatatgAGATGCAcgaaaataatgaaagacGAAAGAATCGTGTATCTCGGTTTAAATTAGATAGAGGAAGTAGGAACAAGAGTTCAGAGCGAGATGATAGAGCAAGTTCGACGTCCGCTGCAGTAAATGATATTATCGAAAACAAACCTGTTGATACTTTAATCATGGAAGACATACTGGAGAAACCTGCAACTATAGCTGAATCGGTACCTGTCGTTCAAGATATTATAGAGAAAGAGGTGGAAGCCACCCCATTTGATGAGAGTAATAGTGACAGTTATCATCAAccaaaaaaagaaaagaaagtaAGCAAATTTTCTCAACAAAGGAGGGAATCTGCTTCATCTAATGGTGGAGATAAAGAGAAAACCTCGCATGCAAACACAATCGGAGTTTCAGAACAACAACctcagaagaaaaagatatTCAGTAAAAAGATGAATTCTTTACAGAAACCTAAGGTTAAGAAAAATTGTACTCATTCATCAAAAATGAGTGCTGAAACACAGGCACTCATGGAAAAAAGcgatgaggatgaagataataaagAGGAAAGTATTGCGccaaaggatgaaaattCCACTCCTAAAATCACTGAAGTATCGAGATCTTCTCTTACTAACGGAGAAAATGAGGATATATTTCCAGGAGAGATTAAAGAAGCTATTGATTCATTTGGGAAAGACCtagaagaaaatgttaaaaTTGCCAATATTGATTATGCCACTCTTGGTGAAAATATGGACGATATGGTCAAGGCATACTCCCTAGGATTATATGACGATGACTTAGTAGAAGAGGACCCAGGGACCATTGTCGAACACTTAGAagattttaagaaatacaatgatgaagtggaagaattgaaagatatcATTGAAGACTTTAAATTGTCAAACCCTGTTAAGTATGAAAAAGAGCAAAATGAGGAGAAATTGCCTGAAACTGATGATAATGCCATGATGACAGATATTATTGAGCATGATGTTCCCGAGAATTACAGCTCCGAAGAGGAAATGGATTTAGGATTGCAACAAGATAAACTTCAAGAATCGATTAATATCGAATATCATCGCCTAAAGGAACATATGGTTGCTAAATACTCGACTGCTAATAATGGAACAGAGACTGAGAGAGGGGAAGCGTTAGAGccaattgatgaatttggtAACCTTGTGACAACAAGCAGATTCAAGTCTCAACGTATTTTGTTCAGTGATAAGCGATAG
- the NCAS0C03880 gene encoding uncharacterized protein (ancestral locus Anc_8.52) produces MLDILSFGIDNIYRNNFNTPQSMDTYLNSSSPFVLRNDSPSDRFIELALKNHNDENTNYEKLETLDNYDSDNSIEYFEHTNAAQLALGNEQDIEIGDQSNTVELDQILHEVSIIKAQFSQMINTIDCVANGHPKNEIVENEVFDPMITSILDIVKTLAAPNSSELSHPNKYMDIKPLDDPCAHLPNYGVILCKSPSSSSQLWDEYTKVPNELGVKDLMMCVLNIKKDLEYNNNQSVQDFELILKRTTSIQRLEKLLGSSWRNKDKNFSRQINRRKKIWNSIEEGLKDGLTLEQCFCILDSYMHSINKGLSIYYNGVPFRLVDMQSLLHE; encoded by the coding sequence ATGCTCGACATACTGTCCTTTGGAATTGACAATATTTACAggaataattttaatacaCCTCAATCGATGGATACTTATCTAAATTCCAGTTCTCCTTTTGTTTTAAGAAATGATTCTCCATCAGATAGGTTCATAGAGCTGGCCTTAAAGAACCATAATGATGAGAATACCAATTATGAAAAACTGGAAACATTGGACAATTATGACAGCGATAATTCAatagaatattttgaacacACAAATGCCGCTCAGTTAGCTTTAGGGAATGAACAAGACATTGAAATAGGCGATCAAAGTAATACAGTGGAGTTGGATCAAATATTGCATGAAGTTTCCATCATTAAAGCCCAATTTTCCCAGATGATAAACACAATTGATTGCGTTGCTAATGGTCATCCAAAAAATGAGATTGTTGAGAATGAAGTATTTGATCCAATGATCACATCCATTTTGGATATTGTAAAAACATTAGCGGCCCCAAATTCCTCAGAACTGTCCCACCCGAACAAATACATGGATATCAAACCACTAGATGACCCTTGCGCACATTTACCAAATTATGGTGTTATTTTATGTAAATCTCCGAGTTCCTCCTCTCAGTTATGGGATGAATACACCAAAGTGCCAAACGAGTTGGGTGTCAAGGATTTGATGATGTGCGTCTTAAATATTAAGAAGGATTTGGAATATAATAACAATCAATCAGTGCAGGATTTTGAACtaattttgaagagaaCGACATCTATCCAAAGATTAGAAAAATTGTTAGGATCCTCATGGAGGAATAAAGATAAGAATTTTTCCAGACAAATAAATaggaggaagaaaatttggaattcaATCGAGGAAGGTTTAAAAGATGGACTCACACTGGAACAATGTTTCTGCATATTAGATAGTTACATGCATAGCATCAACAAAGGATTAAGCATATATTACAACGGGGTTCCTTTTCGGTTAGTCGATATGCAGTCACTTCTTCACGAGTGA
- the IES3 gene encoding Ies3p (ancestral locus Anc_8.53), which produces MTDKVFQELLFEDKQLRYALNARNNYKTETTHNVMSSDNGVGTKRHIVSVDDISKINYEMVRNVPGNFIVAKDEMKNSVEGDVNMMKLSVYKDNIFSMNDKFAEDVNDKIVTLDDGRRKEQESETKEGKGEGENEELLQEQVEWLLQIQTNLIKEYKISQQEEKKWFLLKELLLDANIELDLFSAQNNITSTIDLGIREDGTHSPNNILLFNRPKRRKLNQDEPSNII; this is translated from the coding sequence ATGACAGACAAAGTGTTCCAAGAACTGCTCTTCGAAGATAAACAACTTAGATATGCACTCAACGCCCGAAATAATTACAAGACGGAAACAACACATAACGTGATGAGTAGTGACAATGGGGTAGGTACGAAAAGGCACATTGTCAGTGTGGATGATATCTCTAAGATTAATTATGAAATGGTGAGGAATGTTCCAGGGAACTTCATTGTGGCTAAGGATGAGATGAAGAATTCCGTGGAGGGAGATGTcaatatgatgaaattgagCGTATACAAGGATAATATCTTCAGTATGAATGACAAGTTTGCTGAAGATGTCAATGATAAGATTGTAACGTTGGATGACGGTCGGAGaaaggaacaagaaagTGAGACgaaagaaggaaaaggtGAAGGAGAAAACGAGGAACTACTGCAGGAACAAGTGGAATGGTTACTTCAGATTCAAAccaatttaattaaagaatacaAGATTTCTCAacaggaagaaaaaaaatggttTCTTTTAAAGGAACTACTATTAGATGCAAATATAGAATTGGACTTATTCAGCGCACAGAATAATATTACCAGCACAATTGATCTGGGAATCAGGGAAGATGGAACCCATTCACCAAACAATATTCTTCTATTCAATAGACCaaaaagaaggaaactGAATCAGGATGAACCATCGAATATCATATAA